Proteins encoded in a region of the Benincasa hispida cultivar B227 chromosome 2, ASM972705v1, whole genome shotgun sequence genome:
- the LOC120070555 gene encoding serine/threonine-protein kinase AtPK1/AtPK6-like, whose product MVSASARQKNMHSLLVANLTKLTIPSSSSASSPPSSAAAAVHDFDFNDVFGPTNPSPSSFPGDPQHHEQQQPVVIHNRSHSFVGPSPRLTPPASLPFFREVDSQSEGEEEGEEDGLEISTTRNGAQEEKKLVGETENCGGENVQGKIGVGDFDILRVVGKGAFGKVFLVRKKGNCKGNGSDSDGIYAMKVMRKDTIIKKNHVDYMKAERDILTKVAHPFIVQLRYSFQTKSKLYLILDFINGGHLFFHLYRQGIFSEDQARVYAAEIVSAVSHLHNCGIVHRDLKPENILMDADGHVVLTDFGLAKEIDEFSRSNSLCGTTEYMAPEILLSKGHNKDADWWSVGVLLYEMLSGQPPFTHANRKKLQERIIKEKVKLPPFLSTEAHSLLRGLLQKEPSKRLGSGPKGGDEIKNHKWFRPVNWKKLECRELQPKFKPDVNGNDCTANFDHCWTAMPPDDSPAPTPTDNGHFQGYSYVAPNPWLSSSG is encoded by the exons ATGGTGTCCGCATCGGCTCGTCAGAAGAACATGCACTCCCTTCTTGTAGCCAATCTCACGAAGCTAAcgattccttcttcttcttctgcttcttCTCCTCCTTCATCTGCCGCCGCTGCCGTTCATGACTTTGATTTCAACGATGTATTTGGCCCTACAAATCCCTCTCCTTCATCTTTTCCCGGGGACCCACAACACCATGAACAACAACAACCAGTGGTAATTCATAACAGATCTCACTCATTTGTGGGTCCTTCTCCTCGTTTAACTCCCCCAGCTTCCCTTCCTTTTTTCCGAGAAGTTGATTCACAGAGCGAAGGGGAGGAAGAGGGAGAAGAAGATGGCCTGGAAATCTCAACGACTCGCAATGGAGctcaagaagagaagaaattggTGGGTGAAACTGAAAATTGCGGTGGAGAAAATGTACAGGGGAAGATTGGTGTTGGGGATTTTGATATTCTTCGTGTTGTGGGAAAAGGGGCATTTGGGAAGGTCTTTTTGGTGAGGAAGAAAGGGAATTGTAAAGGAAATGGTTCTGATAGTGATGGGATTTATGCTATGAAAGTGATGAGAAAGGATACCATCATAAAGAAGAATCACGTGGACTATATGAAGGCCGAGAGAGATATTCTCACAAAAGTTGCTCATCCTTTCATTGTTCAGCTCCGTTACTCTTTCCAG ACCAAATCAAAACTTTATTTGATTCTTGATTTCATAAATGGGGGACATCTCTTTTTCCATCTGTACAGGCAGGGGATCTTCAG TGAGGATCAGGCTAGGGTCTATGCAGCTGAGATCGTATCAGCTGTTTCACATCTTCACAACTGCGGTATTGTGCACCGTGATCTCAAGCCGGAGAACATTCTTATGGATGCTGATGGACAT GTAGTACTTACTGATTTTGGACTGGCCAAGGAAATTGATGAATTCAGTCGGTCGAATTCGTTGTGTGGAACGACGGAATACATGGCTCCCGAAATCTTACTTTCTAAAGGCCACAACAAAGATGCTGATTGGTGGAGCGTTGGAGTCCTCTTGTATGAAATGCTTAGTGGCCAG CCACCATTCACACACGCCAATAGAAAGAAGCTTCAAGAAAGAATAATCAAAGAGAAAGTGAAGCTTCCACCGTTCCTGAGCACTGAAGCTCACTCTTTGCTCAGAGGG CTGCTACAAAAGGAGCCTTCTAAAAGATTAGGTAGTGGACCCAAGGGTGGGGACGAGATAAAAAACCATAAATGGTTTCGACCCGTGAACTGGAAGAAATTGGAATGTAGGGAGCTGCAGCCAAAGTTCAAGCCGGATGTCAATGGAAACGACTGCACAGCAAATTTCGATCATTGTTGGACAGCGATGCCCCCGGATGATTCACCAGCTCCGACGCCAACAGATAATGGACACTTCCAGGGATATAGTTATGTTGCTCCGAACCCTTGGCTTTCATCATCTGGATAG
- the LOC120070556 gene encoding transcription factor MYB1R1-like translates to MRSTTAAVNESAAAETGGGGPGEIMLFGVRVVVDSMRKSVSLNNLSQYEQPHDAADIIANDNKNDLVSVNNKDDVAAGYASADDAVPNARGNRERERKRGVPWTEEEHKLFLIGLQQVGKGDWRGISRNFVKTRTPTQVASHAQKYFLRRSNLNRRRRRSSLFDITTDTVTAAPMVEESVQPQEIPSQSHSFTPSTLPEISNNNVIPIVQTLPLSFGPTPLATPTKNLMGKCGPREINTENDGSLKLGLADSIFSSNQIPTSTMESSSSSSTLSLRLSLTSDQIDASSRHSTFQSIPSFNNGDAIISAA, encoded by the exons ATGCGGAGCACCACTGCCGCCGTCAACGAATCCGCCGCCGCTGAGACCGGTGGCGGTGGTCCAGGTGAGATCATGTTGTTTGGTGTCAGAGTGGTGGTGGATTCGATGAGGAAGAGCGTCAGTCTGAACAATCTGTCGCAGTATGAACAACCTCACGACGCTGCCGATATAATCGCAAACGACAACAAGAACGACCTCGTTTCCGTCAATAACAAAGACGATGTTGCCGCTGGTTATGCCTCTGCGGATGATGCTGTTCCCAACGCTCGGGGGAACCGCGAACGTGAGCGCAAGCGAG GTGTGCCTTGGACTGAGGAAGAACACAAGCTGTTTTTAATTGGACTACAACAAGTAGGGAAGGGGGATTGGAGAGGAATCTCTAGGAACTTTGTTAAGACTCGCACCCCAACTCAGGTCGCTAGCCACGCTCAGAAGTACTTTCTTCGCCGGAGCAATCTAAACCGCCGTCGCCGTAGATCTAGTCTTTTCGATATCACGACGGACACT GTCACGGCTGCTCCAATGGTTGAAGAGTCGGTGCAGCCTCAAGAAATTCCCTCTCAATCCCATTCCTTTACGCCATCAACCTTACCTGAAATTTCTAATAACAATGTAATCCCAATAGTACAAACTTTGCCACTTTCGTTTGGGCCAACACCATTAGCCACTCCAACCAAGAATCTAATGGGAAAGTGTGGTCCTAGAGAAATAAACACAGAAAATGATGGATCACTAAAGCTCGGTCTTGCGGATTCGATCTTTTCCTCTAATCAAATTCCAACCTCAACAATGGAGTCGTCATCGTCATCATCAACTTTATCTCTTCGCCTTTCCTTAACATCTGACCAGATAGATGCTTCATCAAGACATTCAACTTTCCAATCCATACCAAGTTTCAATAATGGTGATGCCATCATAAGTGCAGCTTAA